The nucleotide sequence ACCACAACGGAATCTATCTGAGCGAGGACTCGATGGAGCACTGGACGCGCGTCGGCAGGCCGCTCTCCACCGACTTCGGGTTCGTGGTCGCGACCTCCCCTTCACTTCCCGGAGGAGCCGTCTTCGCGCCGCTGAGCCCGCCCGAAGTCACTCGGACCATGCCCGGTCAACGCTTCCAGCTCTACTGGTTCAACCGGAAGAAGCGCAACTTCCGGCCGATGGTCCGGTCCTCTCCCTTCATCGGAGAGTTCGGGAACCACCGCGAAGGTCTCGCGATCGACCGGCTCGATCCGGCAGGGATCTACTATGGCTCGACCGGGGGCCAGGTGATCTACACTCCGGATGCGGGCCGCAGCTGGTCGGCCATTCCGTTCCAGTTCCCCAAGATCCATTCAGTTTCGGTCAGCGTACCTGGTGGGTAGGCCGGACGGGCGACCTTACGTTGGAGGCGCGGGCTGCTGCTGGGTCATGCAGTGGATCGTGCCCAGCCCCCAGATGAAATCTCGACAGTGAATCCCTACGACCTCGCGGCCGGGGAGGACCCCCTCGAGGATCTCGAGGGCGCGCCGATCGTTCCGGTCGTTGAACGTGGGCACCAGAACGAGCTGGTTCGCGATGTAGAAGTTCGCATAACTGGCGGGCAGGCGCTGGCCGTGGAAGGAAACCGGCGCCGGCATGGGCAGTTCGACGATGCGGTACGGACCGCCGTTCGAGGTACGCGCCGCATGCAGTCGCTCGAGGTTCTCCGCGAGCGCCGCGTGGTTCGGATCGCGCGAGCGGGGCTCCACGGCCGCCACGATCGTGGACTCTTCGACGAATCGAGCGACGTCGTCGACGTGCCCGTGGGTGTCGTCACCGACGATCCCGCGGCCGAGCCAGAGCACCCGCTCGATGCCCAGGTACTCGCCCAGGACCGCCTCGAGATCCTCCCGAGCGACGCCGGGGTTCCGGGCCTGGACATCGCTCAGGAGGCATTCCTCCGTCGTCATCAGCGTGCCCGACCCGTTGACATCGATGCTGCCTCCTTCCAACACGATCCGTCGGTCGCCGTGCATCGGCATCCATTCCGGGATCTTGAGGTCCTGGGCGATGTGGGCCGGCAACTGGTCGTCGAGCTGCCAATCGTTGTACTTGGCCCACGCGTTGAACTTCCAATTAATCAATCCGAGTCGGGGGCCCGGAAGGCTCGGGTCGATGCGCTGCACGAAGATCGGACCGGAGTCCCGCGTCCACACGCGGTTCGTGGGCCAGCGGTGGAAGTACACCCGGGCCGTGGAGGCGCCCGCGTGTCGGAGAGCGCGCCGCGCGGTGCGCTCCATGGC is from Thermoplasmata archaeon and encodes:
- a CDS encoding agmatine deiminase family protein gives rise to the protein MSDDAAVLAGTPRAARYRMPAEWAPHRATWIAWPHNPDDWPGKFSPIPWVYAEIVRHLAEVEDVEIVVDDAAMERTARRALRHAGASTARVYFHRWPTNRVWTRDSGPIFVQRIDPSLPGPRLGLINWKFNAWAKYNDWQLDDQLPAHIAQDLKIPEWMPMHGDRRIVLEGGSIDVNGSGTLMTTEECLLSDVQARNPGVAREDLEAVLGEYLGIERVLWLGRGIVGDDTHGHVDDVARFVEESTIVAAVEPRSRDPNHAALAENLERLHAARTSNGGPYRIVELPMPAPVSFHGQRLPASYANFYIANQLVLVPTFNDRNDRRALEILEGVLPGREVVGIHCRDFIWGLGTIHCMTQQQPAPPT